In Streptomyces sp. TS71-3, the following proteins share a genomic window:
- a CDS encoding SDR family NAD(P)-dependent oxidoreductase, translated as MTTTLITGANKGLGFETARRLVAAGHTVYVGSRDAERGRRAAERLGARTVRLDVTDEESVDAAAKTVEAAGGLDVLVNNAGIEWRTPDGVVPGAAELTAVTLRSVFETNVFGMVRVTHAFLPLLQRSAAPVVVNVSSGLASLSREATPGSPGYGYPGVAYPASKATVNMLTIQYAKALPGMRINAVEPGFTATDLNLNTGTQTVREGAEIIVRMAQVGPEGPTGGYFAAEGALPW; from the coding sequence ATGACGACGACACTCATCACAGGAGCGAACAAGGGACTCGGCTTCGAGACGGCCCGCCGGCTCGTCGCGGCCGGGCACACCGTCTACGTCGGCAGCCGGGACGCCGAGCGGGGCCGGCGGGCCGCCGAGCGGCTGGGCGCACGGACGGTGCGACTCGACGTCACCGACGAGGAGTCGGTCGACGCCGCGGCGAAGACCGTGGAGGCCGCCGGCGGTCTCGACGTGCTGGTCAACAACGCCGGGATCGAGTGGCGGACACCGGACGGCGTCGTGCCCGGTGCCGCGGAGCTGACCGCGGTCACCCTGCGATCGGTGTTCGAGACGAACGTCTTCGGCATGGTGCGCGTCACGCATGCGTTCCTGCCGCTGCTCCAGCGGTCCGCCGCACCCGTCGTGGTCAATGTGAGCAGCGGTCTCGCCTCGCTGAGCCGGGAAGCCACCCCGGGCAGTCCGGGCTACGGCTACCCGGGGGTCGCCTATCCGGCGTCGAAGGCCACCGTCAACATGCTCACCATCCAGTACGCGAAGGCGCTGCCCGGCATGCGCATCAACGCCGTGGAGCCCGGTTTCACCGCCACGGACCTCAACCTGAACACGGGCACCCAGACCGTGCGGGAGGGCGCCGAGATCATCGTCCGGATGGCGCAGGTCGGCCCCGAAGGCCCCACCGGGGGCTACTTCGCCGCCGAGGGGGCGCTGCCGTGGTGA
- a CDS encoding helix-turn-helix transcriptional regulator — translation MTTAEFGKAVRRWRDRVLPQAVGLPAGGQRRAAGLRREELAMLAGISVDYVTRLEQGRASHPSARVVETLCRALRLSGPERAHLFGLAGLAPPGPGTVPRQITPGVQRVLDRLTTTPLAVYDASWTLLLANEPHKALMGDSSGWRGNQRNAVWRKLLGPPGRVRHSAGIRRVFEAALVADLRAAAARYPADLGIRRLVAELRGGSERFVELWDSGAVGHHEAARVIVDHPEVGPLTLDFDVLTVAGGDLRIRVYTAEPGTEDAERLAVLTVLGTRRLSG, via the coding sequence ATGACGACGGCGGAGTTCGGCAAGGCGGTGCGCCGCTGGCGCGACCGTGTCCTGCCACAGGCCGTGGGACTGCCGGCCGGCGGGCAGCGGCGCGCGGCGGGGCTGCGCCGCGAGGAACTGGCCATGCTGGCCGGGATCTCCGTGGACTACGTCACCCGTCTCGAACAGGGCCGCGCCTCACACCCCTCGGCCCGGGTCGTCGAGACCCTGTGCCGGGCCCTGCGGCTGTCGGGACCCGAGCGGGCGCACCTGTTCGGCCTCGCCGGCCTCGCGCCGCCCGGCCCCGGCACGGTGCCCAGGCAGATCACCCCGGGCGTGCAGCGGGTGCTGGACCGGCTGACCACCACGCCCCTCGCCGTGTACGACGCGTCGTGGACGCTGCTCCTGGCCAACGAGCCGCACAAGGCTCTGATGGGCGACTCCTCCGGCTGGCGCGGCAACCAGCGCAACGCGGTCTGGCGCAAGCTGCTCGGCCCGCCGGGCCGGGTGCGGCACAGTGCCGGGATCCGGCGCGTGTTCGAGGCCGCGCTCGTCGCCGACCTGCGCGCAGCGGCCGCCCGCTACCCCGCGGACCTGGGGATCCGGCGGCTGGTCGCGGAACTCCGCGGGGGCAGCGAGCGGTTCGTGGAACTGTGGGACTCCGGCGCGGTGGGCCACCACGAGGCCGCGCGCGTGATCGTCGACCATCCGGAGGTCGGCCCGCTCACGCTGGACTTCGACGTGCTCACCGTGGCGGGCGGCGACCTGCGCATCAGGGTCTACACCGCCGAGCCGGGCACCGAGGACGCGGAGCGGCTGGCCGTGCTCACGGTCCTCGGCACCCGGCGCCTCAGCGGTTAG
- a CDS encoding lactonase family protein: protein MTRTSRRRFLGALTAGAAFAAVPASAARAAGSAPRAGRALYLGTYGSAVGIADYDPVSGAITARGTVAGVANPSFLALHPSGKTLFTVDEQSDGAVTAISLGGGSPRVLGSQSTGGDGPCHLSVHPGGAWLFSANYGSGSVAVHPIAADGSLGARTDLVTHSSPPPGPQGGPHAHQILTSPDGAFVLAVDLGTDSVYTYTLDEDAGTLTQVSVAAFPAGSGPRHLAFHPSGRFAYVACELGNAVVVCGYDTATGALTPGEPQSTGAGSDSNAPAEIVATSSGSFVFLSNRGEDTIARYAVTSGGAELQLLDTVPVGGAFPRHLALSPDEGLLFACNQNSGTVTAFHLDGATGELRSAGGPFAQPSAVCALPL, encoded by the coding sequence ATGACCAGAACCAGCCGCCGCCGCTTCCTAGGCGCGCTCACCGCCGGAGCGGCCTTCGCCGCCGTCCCCGCCTCCGCCGCACGCGCGGCCGGCAGCGCCCCGCGCGCCGGACGGGCGCTCTATCTCGGCACGTACGGATCAGCGGTCGGGATCGCCGACTACGACCCGGTGAGCGGCGCGATCACGGCACGCGGCACCGTCGCGGGCGTCGCGAACCCGTCGTTCCTGGCGCTGCACCCGTCCGGGAAGACCCTCTTCACCGTCGACGAGCAGTCCGACGGCGCCGTGACGGCCATCTCGCTCGGCGGCGGCAGCCCCCGGGTGCTCGGCAGCCAGAGCACCGGCGGCGACGGCCCCTGCCACCTGTCGGTGCATCCGGGGGGTGCCTGGCTGTTCAGCGCCAACTACGGTTCGGGCAGCGTCGCCGTCCACCCGATCGCCGCCGACGGCTCGCTCGGGGCGCGCACCGACCTCGTCACCCACAGCAGCCCGCCGCCCGGGCCCCAGGGCGGCCCGCACGCCCACCAGATCCTCACCAGCCCGGACGGCGCGTTCGTCCTCGCCGTCGACCTCGGCACCGACTCCGTGTACACGTACACCCTGGACGAGGACGCGGGCACGCTGACCCAGGTCTCGGTGGCGGCCTTCCCGGCCGGCAGCGGGCCCCGGCACCTCGCGTTCCATCCGAGCGGGCGGTTCGCCTACGTGGCCTGCGAGTTGGGCAACGCCGTCGTGGTCTGCGGCTACGACACGGCGACCGGGGCGCTCACGCCGGGCGAGCCGCAGTCGACGGGCGCGGGCTCCGACTCCAACGCGCCGGCGGAGATCGTCGCGACCTCCAGCGGCTCCTTCGTCTTCCTCTCCAACCGCGGCGAGGACACCATCGCCCGGTACGCCGTCACCTCCGGCGGCGCCGAACTGCAACTCCTCGACACCGTGCCCGTCGGCGGCGCCTTCCCCCGGCACCTCGCGCTCTCCCCCGACGAGGGCCTGCTCTTCGCGTGCAACCAGAACTCCGGCACCGTCACGGCCTTCCACCTCGACGGGGCCACCGGTGAACTCCGGAGCGCCGGCGGGCCCTTCGCCCAGCCGTCGGCCGTGTGCGCGCTGCCGCTGTGA
- a CDS encoding DUF2264 domain-containing protein: MSSPLELPGDERELSPYTGYTRVHWEAAADSLLRAAWRWATPGSALLDLPGRPSRSGVRSDGLEGYARTFLAAGFRIAGAGGKDPFGWLERYAAGLDAGTRTPGRGDAESWPLILDHSVQGQPMVESASVALGLRLTRPWLWDRLDAAVQDRAEEWLRGALRHTPAPNNWYLFPFTVAGFLQSVGRGDAQTARARERALELLDSWYLGEGWYSDGDGRAFDHYNGWALHLYPVLDAHLGGDTELSERYGARLRAHLESFGLFFGGDGAPLHFGRSLTYRFATGAAVALGAVTGHTPLAPGASRRIVSGALKYFLDRGATGRDGLLSLGWHGPHEATLQPYSGPSSPYWASKAFVSLLAPTDDPLWTAPEERAPSEGPDRVIALSGPGLLVHSTRADGIVRLHNHGTDHVRPHEGEAGIADDPLYDRAAYSTRSGPTSAVNVPDNHLAVEVAGVQSARRRILPLGAGQGDGWGWAASSHRPVFPEGAPMVPGLRVTSVTVVRGRYELRVHRVSGAPDGARLRQTGWATGPDEAVASALHPLHGWDTADEIRAPQGTAFTRWALVPRLTADDAGGTGVYAALATLTAEDEPLPLAEAVAQVTATADGFEARWAQDGARTRIAFEPLAVELLP; this comes from the coding sequence ATGAGCTCACCCCTTGAACTCCCCGGCGACGAGCGGGAGCTGAGCCCGTACACCGGCTACACGCGGGTGCACTGGGAGGCCGCGGCCGACAGCCTGCTGCGTGCCGCGTGGCGCTGGGCCACCCCGGGCAGCGCGCTGCTCGACCTGCCCGGCCGGCCGTCCCGCTCGGGGGTGCGCTCGGACGGCCTGGAGGGCTACGCCCGCACGTTCCTCGCCGCCGGCTTCCGGATCGCTGGGGCGGGCGGGAAGGACCCGTTCGGCTGGCTGGAGCGGTACGCGGCGGGGCTCGACGCCGGCACCCGGACGCCGGGCCGTGGCGACGCCGAGTCCTGGCCGCTGATCCTGGACCACAGCGTGCAGGGGCAGCCGATGGTGGAGTCCGCGTCGGTGGCGCTGGGGCTGCGGCTGACCAGGCCCTGGCTGTGGGACCGGCTCGACGCGGCCGTGCAGGACCGCGCCGAGGAGTGGCTGCGCGGCGCGCTGCGGCACACCCCGGCGCCCAACAACTGGTATCTGTTCCCCTTCACCGTGGCGGGCTTCCTTCAGTCCGTGGGCCGAGGCGACGCCCAGACGGCCCGGGCCCGCGAGCGGGCACTGGAGCTGCTGGACTCCTGGTACCTGGGCGAGGGCTGGTACTCGGACGGCGACGGCCGCGCCTTCGACCACTACAACGGCTGGGCGCTGCATCTGTACCCGGTGCTCGACGCCCATCTCGGCGGCGACACGGAACTGTCGGAGCGCTACGGGGCGCGGCTGAGGGCCCACCTGGAGAGCTTCGGGCTGTTCTTCGGCGGCGACGGCGCCCCGCTGCACTTCGGCCGCTCCCTGACGTACCGGTTCGCCACCGGTGCGGCGGTGGCTCTCGGCGCGGTCACCGGCCACACCCCGCTGGCGCCGGGCGCCTCCCGGCGCATCGTCAGCGGGGCGCTCAAGTACTTCCTGGACCGGGGCGCGACCGGCCGCGACGGACTGCTCTCCTTGGGCTGGCACGGTCCGCACGAGGCGACGCTCCAGCCCTACTCGGGCCCGTCCTCGCCGTACTGGGCCTCGAAGGCCTTCGTGTCGCTGCTCGCGCCGACCGACGATCCGCTGTGGACCGCGCCCGAGGAGCGGGCGCCCAGCGAGGGCCCCGACCGGGTGATCGCCCTCTCCGGGCCCGGCCTGCTGGTGCACAGCACCCGCGCGGACGGGATCGTGCGGCTGCACAACCACGGCACGGACCACGTCCGCCCGCACGAGGGCGAGGCCGGCATCGCGGACGACCCGCTGTACGACCGGGCGGCGTACTCGACCCGCTCGGGGCCCACGTCGGCCGTGAACGTCCCCGACAACCACCTCGCCGTCGAGGTCGCCGGGGTGCAGAGCGCGCGCCGCAGGATCCTGCCGCTGGGCGCGGGGCAGGGCGACGGCTGGGGCTGGGCGGCGTCCTCGCACCGGCCCGTCTTCCCCGAGGGCGCGCCGATGGTGCCGGGTCTGCGGGTCACGAGCGTGACGGTGGTGCGCGGCCGGTACGAGCTGCGGGTGCACCGGGTGTCGGGCGCGCCCGACGGGGCCCGGCTGCGGCAGACCGGCTGGGCCACCGGGCCCGACGAGGCGGTGGCCTCCGCACTCCACCCGCTGCACGGCTGGGACACCGCGGACGAGATCCGCGCGCCGCAGGGCACCGCCTTCACCCGGTGGGCGCTGGTGCCGAGGCTCACCGCGGACGACGCGGGCGGAACCGGCGTGTACGCCGCCCTGGCCACGCTGACCGCCGAGGACGAACCGCTGCCGCTGGCCGAGGCGGTGGCGCAGGTGACCGCGACGGCGGACGGCTTCGAGGCGCGCTGGGCTCAGGACGGCGCGCGCACGAGGATCGCGTTCGAGCCGTTGGCGGTGGAGCTGCTGCCCTGA
- a CDS encoding hydroxyacid dehydrogenase, translating into MPGAPSDRPRPRTALAMKPDAAQAVLPPGTLQALGAVCDLIPPPVLDDFGTDRARRVLADVDLLVTGWGCPPLDADVLAAAPRLRAVVHTAGTVRGHVTEACWERGIEVSSAAAANALPVAEYTVAMILLAGKQVLERATAYRAARRREEPLNVVATLGNYRRTVGILSASLIGRRVIELLRPYDLDVLLHDPYVTDEEVAALGARPVSLPELFTGSDIVSVHTPLLPATRGLVSRDLLTSMRPDAVLVNTARGAVVDQDALVDVLRERRIRAVLDVTDPEVPPADHPLWDCDNALITPHLAGSQGNEWQRLADLAIGEVKRWAAGDGFAHPVRRERLAFLA; encoded by the coding sequence ATGCCCGGCGCCCCCAGCGATCGTCCTCGTCCGCGCACCGCTCTGGCCATGAAGCCGGACGCGGCTCAGGCCGTGCTCCCACCGGGCACCCTCCAGGCACTCGGTGCGGTGTGCGACCTGATCCCACCGCCCGTGCTGGACGACTTCGGCACCGACCGCGCCCGCCGGGTGCTGGCGGACGTCGACCTCCTGGTCACGGGCTGGGGCTGTCCACCGCTGGACGCGGACGTGCTGGCGGCGGCGCCCCGGCTGCGGGCAGTGGTGCACACCGCCGGCACGGTGCGCGGCCATGTCACCGAGGCGTGCTGGGAGCGCGGCATCGAGGTGTCGTCCGCCGCCGCGGCCAACGCGCTGCCGGTGGCCGAGTACACCGTCGCCATGATCCTGCTCGCCGGGAAGCAGGTCCTGGAGCGTGCCACGGCCTACCGCGCTGCGCGGCGGCGCGAGGAGCCCCTGAACGTGGTGGCCACCCTCGGCAACTACCGGCGCACGGTGGGCATCCTCTCGGCCTCGCTGATCGGCCGGCGCGTCATCGAGCTGCTGCGCCCGTACGACCTGGACGTCCTGCTGCACGACCCGTACGTCACCGACGAGGAGGTGGCCGCGCTCGGGGCCCGGCCGGTGAGCCTGCCCGAGCTGTTCACCGGCAGCGACATCGTCAGCGTGCACACTCCCCTGCTGCCCGCCACCCGCGGCCTGGTCAGCCGTGACCTGCTCACCTCGATGCGCCCGGACGCGGTGCTCGTCAACACCGCACGGGGCGCCGTCGTCGACCAGGACGCCCTGGTGGACGTCCTGCGGGAGCGCAGGATCCGGGCGGTGCTCGACGTCACCGACCCCGAGGTGCCGCCCGCGGACCACCCGCTGTGGGACTGCGACAACGCGCTGATCACCCCGCACCTGGCCGGCTCGCAGGGCAACGAGTGGCAGCGTTTGGCGGACCTCGCGATCGGTGAGGTGAAGCGCTGGGCCGCGGGCGACGGCTTCGCCCATCCCGTGCGACGCGAAAGGCTGGCATTCCTGGCATGA
- a CDS encoding carbohydrate ABC transporter permease, whose protein sequence is MSARDIGAGGTVALRPRLLGRSTVNLVVAVSVLYTLLPVLWLVLAATKGRDALFGSDVLSLHDFAFFTNLRALFTQDGGLYGRWYLNSLLYAVLGAALGALISTACGYAFDKYRFRHKEKLFGLVLAAVMVPQTVLALPLYLMASGTGLVNTFWSVFIPVLFNPFGVYLGRIFSQGYVPDEVLEAARVDGAGELATYAKVSLRMLGPGIVTVFLFQLTGIWNNFFLPLVMLSDQHLYPVSLGLFSWNSQATVTPDYYPVVIAGSLLAVLPLILAFALLQRFWRSGLTAGAVK, encoded by the coding sequence ATGAGTGCCCGTGACATCGGGGCGGGCGGCACCGTCGCGCTGCGGCCCCGGCTGCTCGGCCGCTCCACCGTGAACCTGGTGGTGGCGGTGTCGGTGCTGTACACGCTGCTGCCGGTGCTGTGGCTGGTGCTGGCCGCCACCAAGGGCAGGGACGCGCTGTTCGGCAGCGATGTGCTGTCGTTGCACGACTTCGCGTTCTTCACCAACCTGCGGGCGCTGTTCACCCAGGACGGCGGACTGTACGGGCGGTGGTACCTCAACAGCCTGCTCTACGCCGTGCTGGGTGCCGCGCTCGGCGCGCTGATCAGCACGGCCTGCGGCTACGCCTTCGACAAGTACCGCTTCCGGCACAAGGAGAAGCTCTTCGGCCTGGTCCTCGCCGCGGTCATGGTGCCACAGACCGTGCTGGCGCTGCCGCTGTACCTGATGGCGTCGGGCACGGGGCTGGTCAACACCTTCTGGTCCGTCTTCATCCCGGTGCTGTTCAACCCGTTCGGTGTCTACCTGGGGCGTATCTTCAGCCAGGGGTACGTTCCCGACGAGGTGCTGGAGGCGGCACGGGTGGACGGCGCGGGTGAGCTGGCGACATATGCGAAGGTCTCACTGCGGATGCTGGGACCGGGCATCGTCACCGTCTTCCTCTTCCAGCTCACCGGCATCTGGAACAACTTCTTCCTGCCCCTGGTGATGCTCTCCGACCAGCATCTGTATCCGGTGAGCCTCGGCCTGTTCTCCTGGAACAGCCAGGCCACCGTCACACCCGACTACTACCCCGTGGTCATCGCGGGATCGCTGCTCGCGGTGCTCCCGCTGATCCTCGCCTTCGCCCTGCTGCAGCGCTTCTGGCGGTCCGGCCTGACGGCCGGGGCGGTGAAATAG
- a CDS encoding carbohydrate ABC transporter permease: protein MTTTAPLPAAGERSPTAVPAKRGAGRTARRRQLGACGILMTPFFALLVTVFLIPVATAVWLSFFGADEPGLGFGPERTVFVGLRSYAAVLTDPTFLSGLGIVVLYCVIYIPVMVLCALALALLLDSGVVRLRSWAQLGLFLPHAVPGIIAAIIWLYLYTPGLSPVIDLLGNAGITVDFLGIHTVVPSMVNIALWSNVGYNMVVFYAALQAVPHEVVEAAVVDGAGPVRTALQVKTPLIRASIVMVAMFTLIFALQLFTEPMLLSQNTPMISSRFSPSMYIYDAAFNRNNYGLAAAASVVLLVCTIALSYGVTRWTSRLDARSARAARREVAA, encoded by the coding sequence ATGACCACGACCGCCCCCCTGCCCGCCGCGGGCGAGCGCTCCCCCACCGCGGTGCCCGCGAAGCGCGGTGCGGGCCGCACCGCGCGACGCCGCCAGCTCGGCGCCTGCGGAATCCTGATGACACCGTTCTTCGCCCTCCTCGTGACGGTCTTCCTCATCCCCGTCGCGACGGCCGTGTGGCTCAGCTTCTTCGGCGCCGACGAGCCGGGCCTCGGCTTCGGTCCGGAGCGCACCGTCTTCGTGGGCCTGCGCAGCTACGCGGCGGTGCTGACCGACCCCACCTTCCTCAGCGGGCTCGGCATCGTGGTGCTGTACTGCGTCATCTACATCCCCGTGATGGTGCTCTGCGCGCTCGCCCTCGCGCTGCTGCTGGACTCGGGAGTGGTACGGCTGCGATCGTGGGCGCAGCTCGGGCTGTTCCTGCCGCACGCGGTGCCCGGCATCATCGCCGCCATCATCTGGCTGTACCTGTACACGCCGGGCCTCTCCCCGGTGATCGACCTGCTGGGCAACGCCGGGATCACCGTGGACTTCCTCGGCATCCACACGGTCGTGCCGTCCATGGTGAACATCGCCCTGTGGAGCAACGTCGGCTACAACATGGTGGTCTTCTACGCCGCGCTCCAGGCCGTGCCGCACGAGGTGGTGGAGGCCGCGGTGGTCGACGGCGCGGGGCCGGTGCGCACCGCGTTGCAGGTCAAGACGCCGCTGATCAGGGCGTCGATCGTGATGGTGGCGATGTTCACGTTGATCTTCGCCCTGCAGCTGTTCACCGAGCCGATGCTGCTCAGCCAGAACACACCGATGATCAGCTCGCGCTTCTCTCCCAGCATGTACATCTACGACGCCGCGTTCAATCGCAACAACTACGGCCTCGCCGCGGCCGCGTCCGTGGTGCTGCTGGTGTGCACCATCGCGCTGTCGTACGGCGTCACGCGCTGGACCAGCAGGCTCGACGCCAGGAGCGCCCGTGCGGCGCGACGGGAGGTGGCGGCATGA
- a CDS encoding ABC transporter substrate-binding protein: protein MLTALGAAPLAGALSACGGGGGSSRGSRGVTRITFWSALRGSQEVVDAFNRSHDRLQIDFEQIPSGAAGGYLKLSNAARAGNSPDVATIEYPEVPEFAIDGVARDITDLVDDRLRARLLPQALGLTTFEKRIYTVPVDVEPMVMHYRRDYFEQFGIQVPRTWDEFEQAARTVRKKAPNRRLAVFPTDGGETFAAHAWQAGAQWYDLRDGAWNISLADEATRRVAAFWQRLIDEDLVFANPGTGRQNDAQIGKGMVLARFSGAWDAGAQMGARPAQKGQWRIAPLPQWDPDRPVVGTQGGSTFSVTKDCRNPEAAMEFIAWQVSDPAALRARLSSGASSQYPAVPSLLGVDRKAFDRSYYGGQDIYRLFDDEAHKIRDSWRWGPRMRPTIRLMQDGFARMTGGQGSVIAAVRQAQRGTMPDLKALGLSTTEHST from the coding sequence GTGCTCACCGCGCTCGGTGCCGCGCCGCTGGCGGGCGCGCTCAGTGCCTGCGGGGGCGGCGGTGGCTCCTCGCGCGGCTCGCGCGGGGTCACCCGCATCACGTTCTGGTCGGCACTGCGCGGCAGCCAGGAGGTGGTGGACGCGTTCAACCGCAGCCACGACAGGCTCCAGATCGACTTCGAGCAGATACCGTCGGGCGCCGCGGGCGGCTACCTCAAGCTCAGCAACGCCGCCCGGGCCGGCAACTCCCCCGACGTGGCCACCATCGAGTACCCCGAGGTGCCCGAGTTCGCCATCGACGGTGTGGCCCGCGACATCACCGACCTGGTGGACGACCGGCTGCGGGCCCGGCTGCTGCCGCAGGCGCTGGGCCTGACGACGTTCGAGAAGCGGATCTACACGGTGCCGGTCGACGTCGAACCGATGGTGATGCACTACCGCAGGGACTACTTCGAGCAGTTCGGCATCCAGGTGCCCCGGACCTGGGACGAGTTCGAGCAGGCCGCACGCACCGTGCGGAAGAAGGCGCCGAATCGGCGCCTCGCGGTCTTCCCCACCGACGGCGGCGAGACGTTCGCGGCCCACGCCTGGCAGGCCGGCGCACAGTGGTACGACCTGAGGGACGGCGCCTGGAACATCTCGCTCGCCGACGAGGCCACCCGCCGGGTCGCCGCCTTCTGGCAGCGGCTGATCGACGAGGACCTGGTCTTCGCCAATCCCGGGACGGGCCGGCAGAACGACGCCCAGATCGGCAAGGGCATGGTGCTCGCGCGGTTCTCCGGAGCGTGGGACGCCGGCGCGCAGATGGGCGCCCGGCCTGCGCAGAAGGGCCAGTGGCGGATCGCGCCGCTGCCCCAGTGGGATCCGGACAGGCCGGTGGTGGGCACGCAGGGCGGCTCCACCTTCTCCGTCACCAAGGACTGCCGGAACCCGGAGGCCGCGATGGAGTTCATCGCCTGGCAGGTCTCCGACCCGGCCGCGCTGCGCGCCCGCCTCTCCAGCGGCGCCAGCAGCCAGTACCCGGCCGTGCCCAGCCTCCTCGGAGTGGACCGGAAGGCCTTCGACCGCTCCTACTACGGCGGCCAGGACATCTACCGGCTCTTCGACGACGAGGCGCACAAGATCCGCGACAGCTGGCGCTGGGGCCCCCGGATGCGGCCCACCATCAGGCTGATGCAGGACGGCTTCGCGCGGATGACCGGCGGTCAGGGATCCGTCATCGCCGCGGTACGCCAGGCGCAGCGCGGAACCATGCCCGACCTCAAGGCGCTCGGGCTCTCCACCACCGAGCACAGCACATGA
- a CDS encoding substrate-binding domain-containing protein encodes MRDSVDVRRRRILAAVDARGAARVTELASELGVSVVTVRRDVEELERAGKLTRGHGVARSVAAAGAQAPPAQDPPGHGAAVGVIVPERHSYLYEALHGTRSVLEEAGLRIALHIAPIAAGAERPLVERALAGGARGLIIAPRWRSAAAEEADYGWLAALDVPTVLMERRPRSGSALHALDSVCSDHWYGTHLAVDHLVSLGHRRIVLAARNDSPTARAIRAAFAEIAATRPEVEDWSVALSSPDAAPFEPGADGTGDAAGHTGPLDLAAVLRERGATAAVLHGDVDALMLVQRLMERGVRVPRDCSVVAYDDGVAALGSTPLTAVAPPKAEIGRAAAELLLRRLGQPEGSAPAPVRRLELLPELKRRGSAVAAPPGSAD; translated from the coding sequence ATGCGGGACTCGGTCGATGTGCGGCGCCGGCGGATCCTCGCCGCGGTGGACGCGCGTGGCGCGGCCCGGGTCACGGAACTCGCGTCGGAGCTGGGCGTCTCGGTCGTCACGGTGCGCCGCGACGTGGAGGAGCTGGAGCGCGCGGGCAAGCTGACCAGGGGGCACGGAGTGGCCCGCTCGGTGGCGGCGGCCGGCGCGCAGGCGCCACCGGCCCAGGACCCGCCGGGGCACGGAGCCGCGGTCGGGGTGATCGTCCCCGAGCGCCACTCCTACCTCTACGAGGCGCTGCACGGGACGCGTTCGGTCCTGGAGGAGGCCGGCCTGCGGATCGCCCTGCACATCGCCCCGATCGCGGCCGGTGCCGAACGCCCCCTGGTGGAGCGGGCGCTGGCCGGCGGCGCCCGCGGCCTGATCATCGCGCCCCGGTGGCGCAGCGCCGCCGCCGAGGAGGCCGACTACGGCTGGCTGGCCGCCCTGGACGTGCCCACCGTCCTGATGGAGCGCAGGCCGCGCTCCGGCAGCGCCCTGCACGCCCTCGACTCGGTCTGCTCCGACCACTGGTACGGCACCCACCTCGCCGTGGACCACCTGGTGTCCCTCGGCCACCGGCGGATCGTGCTGGCCGCGCGGAACGACAGCCCGACGGCGCGGGCGATCCGCGCGGCGTTCGCCGAGATCGCGGCCACCCGGCCCGAGGTCGAGGACTGGTCGGTGGCGCTCAGCTCGCCCGACGCGGCCCCCTTCGAGCCGGGCGCGGACGGCACCGGTGACGCGGCCGGCCACACCGGACCGCTCGACCTCGCGGCCGTGCTGCGCGAGCGGGGCGCGACGGCCGCGGTGCTGCACGGCGACGTGGACGCCCTGATGCTGGTGCAGCGGCTGATGGAGCGTGGCGTGCGGGTGCCGCGGGACTGCTCGGTGGTGGCCTACGACGACGGCGTGGCGGCGCTGGGCAGCACGCCGCTCACGGCGGTCGCGCCGCCGAAGGCGGAGATCGGGCGGGCCGCGGCCGAGCTGCTGCTGCGGCGCCTCGGGCAGCCGGAGGGCTCCGCGCCGGCGCCGGTGCGCAGGTTGGAGCTGCTGCCGGAGCTGAAGCGGCGCGGCTCGGCGGTGGCCGCCCCGCCAGGGTCCGCTGACTGA